One Gadus morhua chromosome 13, gadMor3.0, whole genome shotgun sequence genomic window carries:
- the gnat1 gene encoding guanine nucleotide-binding protein G(t) subunit alpha-1 — MGAGASAEEKHSRELEKKLKEDADIDARTVKLLLLGAGESGKSTIVKQMKIIHKDGYSLEECMEFVVIIYSNTLQSIMAVVKAMTTLNINFGHQDQQDDARKLMHLADTIEEGSMPKEMADIIIRLWNDSGIQASFDRASEYQLNDSAGYYLNDLERLVQPGYIPTEQDVLRSRVKTTGIIETTFSHKDLHFRMFDVGGQRSERKKWIHCFEGVTCIIFIAALSAYDMVLVEDDEVNRMHESLHLFNSICNHRYFAATSLILFLNKKDVFIEKIKKAHLNMCFPEYDGPNTYEDAGLYIKMQFLDLNLRKDIKEIYSHMTCATDTENVKFVFDAVTDIIIKENLKDCGLF, encoded by the exons ATGGGAGCAGGAGCGAGCGCTGAGGAGAAGCACTCCCGAGAGCTGGAGAAGAAGCTGAAGGAGGATGCAGACATAGACGCCAGGACCGTCAAGCTGCTACTGCTAG GTGCCGGAGAGTCTGGGAAAAGCACCATCGTCAAACAGATGAA AATTATCCACAAAGATGGTTACTCCCTTGAGGAGTGTATGGAGTTCGTCGTCATCATCTACAGCAACACCCTCCAGTCCATCATGGCCGTCGTGAAGGCCATGACCACACTCAACATTAACTTTGGTCACCAGGATCAGCAG GACGACGCCAGGAAGCTCATGCATCTCGCCGACACCATCGAAGAGGGCTCCATGCCCAAGGAGATGGCGGACATCATCATTCGCCTGTGGAATGACTCGGGCATCCAGGCCAGCTTCGATAGGGCCTCGGAGTACCAGCTCAACGACTCCGCTGGATA CTATCTGAATGACCTGGAGAGGCTGGTTCAGCCCGGCTACATTCCCACGGAGCAGGACGTGCTGCGCTCCCGAGTGAAAACCACCGGTATCATCGAGACCACGTTCTCCCATAAAGATCTTCATTTCAG AATGTTCGATGTGGGTGGTCAGCGGTCTGAGAGGAAGAAGTGGATCCATTGCTTCGAAGGTGTGACCTGTATCATCTTCATCGCTGCTTTGAGTGCTTATGACATGGTGCTCGTGGAGGACGATGAAGTG AACCGAATGCACGAGAGTTTGCACTTGTTCAACAGTATCTGCAACCATCGCTACTTCGCGGCCACCTCACTCATTCTCTTCCTCAACAAGAAAGATGTCTTCATTGAGAAGATCAAGAAAGCTCACCTGAACATGTGCTTCCCTGAATATGATG GTCCCAACACGTACGAAGACGCCGGTCTCTACATCAAAATGCAGTTTCTGGATCTCAACCTGCGTAAAGATATCAAAGAAATCTACTCGCACATGACCTGTGCAACAGACACAGAGAACGTCAAGTTTGTGTTCGATGCCGTCACCGACATCATCATCAAGGAGAACCTGAAAGACTGCGGCCTCTTCTAA